Proteins encoded within one genomic window of Candidatus Baltobacteraceae bacterium:
- a CDS encoding acetyl-CoA carboxylase biotin carboxylase subunit produces MFSKILIANRGEIAVRVIRTAHEMGISCVAVYSEPDRDALHVRMADEAYLLGPAAPSQSYLDGEKLIEVARRCGAEAIHPGYGFLAENAAFAQRTIDAGLVWIGPHPEAINAMGDKLRSRIAMQKADVPVVPGGIDPIADAIEAREVAKKYGYPLALKASGGGGGKGLKVARSPEDVESAFETARREAEAYFKNGTIYAERYLENPKHIELQILADKYGTVLHVGERDCSLQRRHQKLWEEAPAQLTPNLRGHMREAAVRAAQAIGYDSVGTIECLVSETSFYFLEMNTRIQVEHTVTEMISGLDLIREQIRVAAGEPLGFVQDDVTFTGFSIEGRVNAEDPSQDFRPAPGTVTAYREPAGLGVRVDSAAYPGITITPEYDSMIAKLIVWAPTRSQAIARFKRAIDEFVIEGVPTTLPLLGALCDHEPVVDGTFGTSTLETFAQTLKTQNNGSNVILSPSTPLASRAALRINEVEGPAPQTISVEVNDKLYRVRVFGAAPRTSPGAARTAPRLGAAKKRAAAASGNDVVSPMHGVVVELRIAEGAAVNEGDVVAVIEAMKMMNEIRAHKSGTIAKVHAAAGGTIEAGSPIASID; encoded by the coding sequence ATGTTTTCTAAAATCCTGATCGCCAATCGCGGCGAGATTGCGGTGCGCGTCATTCGTACGGCACACGAGATGGGGATTTCGTGTGTCGCCGTATACTCGGAGCCGGATCGCGACGCGCTGCACGTGCGCATGGCCGACGAAGCGTATCTTCTGGGGCCGGCAGCGCCGTCGCAAAGCTATCTCGACGGCGAGAAGCTCATCGAGGTCGCAAGGCGTTGCGGAGCCGAGGCGATTCATCCGGGGTACGGATTTCTCGCCGAGAACGCCGCGTTCGCGCAGCGCACGATCGACGCGGGCTTGGTGTGGATCGGTCCTCACCCCGAGGCGATCAACGCGATGGGCGATAAGCTGCGCTCGCGCATCGCGATGCAAAAGGCCGACGTTCCGGTCGTGCCCGGCGGCATCGATCCGATCGCCGATGCGATCGAAGCGCGCGAAGTCGCCAAAAAATACGGATATCCGCTCGCGCTCAAAGCCAGCGGCGGCGGGGGCGGGAAAGGGCTCAAAGTCGCGCGTTCGCCCGAAGACGTCGAATCGGCCTTCGAAACGGCGCGGCGCGAAGCCGAGGCGTATTTCAAGAACGGGACGATCTACGCCGAACGGTACTTAGAAAATCCCAAGCACATCGAGCTGCAGATTTTGGCGGACAAGTACGGCACCGTGCTGCACGTCGGCGAACGCGACTGCTCGCTGCAGCGGCGCCATCAGAAGCTGTGGGAAGAGGCGCCGGCGCAGCTCACTCCTAACCTGCGCGGGCACATGCGCGAAGCCGCCGTACGAGCCGCGCAAGCGATCGGGTACGACTCGGTCGGCACGATCGAGTGTCTCGTCTCCGAAACCAGCTTCTACTTTCTCGAGATGAACACACGCATTCAGGTCGAGCATACCGTCACCGAAATGATCTCGGGGCTCGACTTGATTCGCGAACAGATTCGCGTCGCTGCCGGCGAGCCGCTCGGCTTCGTCCAGGACGACGTCACGTTTACCGGCTTCTCAATAGAAGGCCGGGTCAACGCCGAAGACCCGTCGCAAGATTTCCGGCCCGCGCCGGGGACGGTGACGGCCTATCGCGAGCCCGCCGGCCTCGGCGTTCGCGTCGACTCGGCCGCCTACCCCGGCATAACGATTACGCCCGAATACGACTCGATGATCGCCAAGCTGATCGTTTGGGCCCCGACGCGCTCGCAAGCGATCGCCCGTTTCAAGCGCGCGATCGACGAGTTCGTCATCGAAGGCGTGCCGACGACGCTGCCGCTGCTGGGCGCGCTGTGCGATCACGAGCCCGTCGTCGACGGCACCTTTGGTACCAGCACGCTCGAAACATTCGCCCAAACGCTTAAAACGCAGAACAATGGCAGCAATGTCATCCTGAGCCCTTCGACTCCGCTCGCTTCGCGAGCTGCGCTCAGGATAAACGAAGTCGAAGGGCCGGCGCCACAAACGATTAGTGTCGAGGTTAACGACAAACTGTACCGCGTGCGCGTGTTTGGCGCCGCACCTCGTACTTCACCCGGCGCTGCGCGTACCGCGCCGAGGCTCGGGGCTGCGAAGAAACGCGCGGCCGCCGCGTCCGGCAACGACGTCGTTTCGCCGATGCACGGCGTCGTGGTCGAGCTGCGCATCGCCGAAGGCGCCGCGGTGAACGAAGGCGACGTCGTCGCAGTCATCGAGGCGATGAAGATGATGAACGAAATTCGCGCCCACAAGAGCGGGACGATCGCAAAGGTGCACGCAGCCGCCGGCGGGACCATCGAAGCGGGTTCGCCAATCGCTTCAATCGATTAA